In Pseudomonas sp. HR96, the DNA window AAGCCTTCGGCACCGCCGGCAATGCCTCGAAGATCAAGCCGATCTCCCTGGAAGGCATGTTCCAGCGCTACGCCAAGGGTGAGTTGGCCGCCAAGGTCAACTGATACCCGCTGCGTCGCAAAAAACCCGCCTAGGCGGGTTTTTTTATTGCGTAGGAACGAACTCGCTATTTGGTATGGGTCACCGCCAGCGAATAGAACGTCACCATCCCGCCCTCGGTGGCGTAGCCGGTGTTGTCGGAGATGTACGCCCCGGCCTTGTAGTAGAACTGGCTGCTGGCCCACTTGCTGTCCAGGCGGGTGGTGTAGATCTTGTCGGCGACGTTGATCGCCAGCTCGCCGGCCTTGGTCAGATGCAGCGAATAGGCAAAGCGGGTGTTGAGCTTGACCCCGGTGGCGAGGGTGATAACGGTGCCGTCGGCGTCGCTGGGCAGCTGGCGCAGCTTGGCGACGATGTTGCCGTCAGCGGTCTTGTCCTTGTACTGGTACTCCAGCTTGAGCAGTGGTGCGCTGCCTTGGAACACGTGGATCTGACCGATCACCACCTTGCCCACCGAAGGCACCTGATTGACCATCAGGGTGGCTTTCATCAGGTTGTCCGCAGCGCTGTACTGCCAATTGCGCAGGGAGCCATCGGCGTTGGTTTCGCGCAGCTCGCTGCGCGGGTAGTCCGAGCCGGTGCTGGTGCTGCCGGTCACCGGCACCCAGAAGAACAGCGTGCCGGTGTCGGAATGGAAAAAGCTGTCCTTGAAGCCCTTCACCAGGGTCGGCGTGGCAATGGTCAGGGCGGGGGCGCCCTGGGGAATGGTCAGGTTCCAGGTAGAGAGGTCGATCATGGTGTCTTCCGCGTCAAAAGGGGGCAGAGGGCAGGCAATGCACTGCGAATGACTTTTTATCGGCCTGGGGCGGCAAGGTTGAATGACAAGCGACAAGTGGCTGACGCCAAGGCCATGGCGGCTGTATATAATTTTTCCACACACATCGACCACTAGTCGCCTGCTGCCATAATGAGGGCAGGAACGGGCAATGGATCTCTATTGCTTAGATGGATCCACGGCTAGAGTGGATCAGTCAGTGCCCATCTTGTTGGGTGGGCTTAGCCGTCTGAACTCAGGGAAGTAGCATGGAATGCGCACCAATTCAGCCAAGCGATAACAGTTCGGTCCTGCTGGTAGTCGACGACTATCCGGAGAACCTGGTCAGCATGCGCGCCCTGCTCGAGCGTCAGGACTGGCAGGTGGTGACCGCCGCCTCGGGCGTCGAAGCACTGGGCGCGCTGCTCGAGCACGAAGTCGACCTGGTCCTGCTTGACGTGCAGATGCCCGGCATGGACGGCTTCGAGGTGGCTCGCCTGATGCGCGGCAGCCAGCGCACGCGCCTTACCCCCATTATCTTCCTGACCGCCAACGAGCAATCCCAGGCCGCCGTGCTCAAAGGCTACGCCAACGGCGCAGTCGACTACTTGTTCAAGCCGTTCGACCCGCAGATCCTGCGGCCCAAGGTG includes these proteins:
- a CDS encoding polysaccharide lyase family 7 protein; the protein is MIDLSTWNLTIPQGAPALTIATPTLVKGFKDSFFHSDTGTLFFWVPVTGSTSTGSDYPRSELRETNADGSLRNWQYSAADNLMKATLMVNQVPSVGKVVIGQIHVFQGSAPLLKLEYQYKDKTADGNIVAKLRQLPSDADGTVITLATGVKLNTRFAYSLHLTKAGELAINVADKIYTTRLDSKWASSQFYYKAGAYISDNTGYATEGGMVTFYSLAVTHTK